The following DNA comes from Acidobacteriota bacterium.
ATCTTACGGGGACGTGCTTATCGTCGGCCTGAACTCGGACGCCTCGGCCCGGAGGTTGAAGGGGCCGGGACGCCCCGTGCAAAAACAAAACGACCGGGCGGCCGTCCTCCTGGCGCTCTCGGCCGTGGATTACGTTGTCGTGTTCGGGGAGAATACACCGGAGAAGCTGATTCGGCAGATCAGACCCGACGTCCTGGTCAAAGGAGCCGACTACAAACTCGCCCAGATCGTCGGGGCCGACTTTGTGCGATCCTCCGGCGGCCGGGTCGAACGCGTGCGTCTGACCAGAGGTCAGTCGACCAGCGCCCTCATAAGGAAGTTATCGTGATGCCGTCTGGGTGCCGCCGGCTCGCCGTCCGGGTTGCCC
Coding sequences within:
- the rfaE2 gene encoding D-glycero-beta-D-manno-heptose 1-phosphate adenylyltransferase, giving the protein MKNSSLLRRRDVAAEVNRLRRRKKTIVFTNGVFDILHRGHVEYLAGAKSYGDVLIVGLNSDASARRLKGPGRPVQKQNDRAAVLLALSAVDYVVVFGENTPEKLIRQIRPDVLVKGADYKLAQIVGADFVRSSGGRVERVRLTRGQSTSALIRKLS